A genomic stretch from Telopea speciosissima isolate NSW1024214 ecotype Mountain lineage chromosome 7, Tspe_v1, whole genome shotgun sequence includes:
- the LOC122668699 gene encoding protein FAR1-RELATED SEQUENCE 5-like, protein MSNTVISPVDNSAEDVYVEDIPRIGMTFGSENDVYEFYNQYGRKSQRQISNVDAYGIDLADDSGIRPKATFDLMGMQVAGSESLGYTREDLNNYLRTKRQCHLVFGEARSLLAYFENETRNNPSFTYSMQLDNEEQITNIFWADPRMLIDYALFGDVVIFDTTFCTNKEYRPFGIFAGFNHHRGVTIFGAALLHDETVPSFKWLFETFLEAHGQKKLITIFTD, encoded by the exons ATGTCCAACACAGTGATTTCACCGGTTGATAATAGTGCTGAAGATGTGTATGTTGAGGACATACCTCGGATTGGCATGACGTTTGGATCGGAAAATGATGTATATGAGTTTTATAATCAGTATGGTAGAAAG TCTCAGCGCCAAATCTCAAATGTAGATGCCTATGGAATAGATTTGGCTGACGATTCCGGTATCAGGCCCAAGGCCACTTTTGATTTAATGGGCATGCAAGTAGCTGGTAGCGAAAGCCTAGGTTACACCAGGGAAGATCTTAATAATTACCTTCGAACCAAACGTCAGTGTCATCTAGTCTTTGGTGAAGCTAGGAGTTTGCTAGCATATTTTGAAAACGAAACaaggaataacccatcatttaCATATTCTATGCAACTGGATAATGAAgaacaaataacaaatatattTTGGGCAGATCCGAGGATGCTCATTGACTATGCACTGTTTGGTGATGTTGTTATCTTTGACACTACTTtttgcacaaacaaagagtaCAGGCCGTTTGGAATTTTTGCGGGATTCAACCATCATAGGGGTGTGACTATATTTGGAGCTGCTCTACTACATGATGAGACGGTTCCTTCTTTCAAATGGTTGTTTGAGACATTCTTGGAGGCTCATGGACAAAAGAAGCTCATAACCATTTTTACTGATTAA